One genomic window of Vibrio ziniensis includes the following:
- a CDS encoding isoaspartyl peptidase/L-asparaginase family protein, which yields MLNEYSIAIHGGAGAMSKGKLTPEQELEITTVLKEIIEDGLASLKEGASALDVVQVAVNMLEDCSWFNAGKGAVFNHEGKHELDASIMCGKTLDAGAVSGIRFSPNPINVARAVMDCSPHVYLGGEGAEQFVRDIGLVEVDNTYFSTEMRYQQLQSALKAQEVILEPTDNDYKYGTVGAVAFDKHGNLAAATSTGGITNKQYGRIGDSPVIGAGTYANNHTCAVSATGHGEHFLRHVVAHNISSRMKLANESLEQATNHVVFHDLASTGGNGGVIAVDNQGNIALPFNTEGMYRGWGGSNQPAQSKIYE from the coding sequence ATGTTAAACGAGTATTCTATTGCTATTCACGGCGGCGCAGGTGCTATGTCCAAAGGGAAACTAACTCCTGAACAAGAATTGGAAATTACCACGGTTTTAAAAGAGATTATCGAGGATGGACTAGCAAGCCTTAAAGAAGGAGCAAGTGCTCTGGACGTCGTTCAAGTTGCAGTAAACATGTTAGAAGACTGCTCGTGGTTTAATGCTGGCAAAGGTGCGGTATTTAATCACGAGGGGAAACACGAGCTTGATGCTTCTATCATGTGTGGAAAAACTCTCGACGCTGGCGCAGTATCTGGCATTCGTTTCAGCCCAAACCCAATCAACGTTGCCAGAGCGGTTATGGATTGCTCTCCTCATGTTTATCTTGGTGGCGAAGGCGCTGAACAATTTGTTCGCGATATCGGCTTAGTTGAAGTCGATAACACCTATTTCTCAACAGAGATGCGTTATCAACAGCTTCAATCAGCGTTAAAAGCTCAGGAAGTGATTCTTGAACCAACGGATAACGACTACAAATACGGTACCGTCGGCGCTGTTGCTTTTGATAAACACGGTAACCTAGCGGCTGCGACCTCTACAGGTGGGATTACCAATAAACAATATGGTCGTATCGGTGACTCTCCAGTGATTGGGGCAGGAACTTACGCCAACAACCACACTTGTGCAGTGTCTGCAACTGGACATGGTGAGCATTTCTTACGACATGTGGTTGCACACAATATTTCGTCTCGCATGAAGCTCGCCAATGAAAGCCTAGAGCAAGCCACCAATCATGTTGTCTTTCATGATCTAGCCAGTACAGGTGGCAACGGCGGTGTTATTGCCGTCGATAATCAAGGTAACATCGCCCTTCCGTTCAATACTGAAGGTATGTACCGAGGCTGGGGTGGTTCGAACCAACCCGCTCAATCGAAGATTTATGAGTGA
- a CDS encoding amino acid ABC transporter ATP-binding protein: MEVINTKNLNKWYDSYHALRDINLSVKKGERIVICGPSGSGKSTLIRCINQLEKHQSGSLNVFGQEVSDTPKDLIELRKQVGMCFQSFNLFPHLTVLENCVLPQTSNLGIKEHVAIDKALALLNKVKIREQANKYPSQLSGGQQQRVAIARALCMNPEVMLFDEPTSALDPEMISEVLDVMTDLASEGMTMLCVTHEMGFARKVADRVIFMDQGQIVEENNPEEFFSAPKSPRTREFLNQLIHH; the protein is encoded by the coding sequence ATGGAAGTCATCAACACCAAAAATTTAAATAAGTGGTACGACTCATACCATGCCCTTCGCGATATCAACTTAAGCGTAAAGAAAGGCGAACGCATCGTTATCTGCGGCCCTTCGGGATCGGGGAAGTCAACGTTAATTCGCTGCATCAACCAATTGGAAAAGCACCAATCGGGTTCTCTCAACGTGTTCGGTCAAGAAGTCAGTGATACCCCAAAAGATCTGATTGAGTTGCGTAAGCAAGTGGGTATGTGTTTTCAGTCGTTCAACCTGTTCCCTCACCTCACTGTATTGGAAAACTGCGTGCTACCGCAAACGTCTAACTTGGGTATCAAAGAACATGTGGCGATTGATAAAGCGCTAGCTCTGCTCAACAAAGTGAAAATCAGAGAACAGGCAAACAAATACCCGAGTCAGCTTTCAGGAGGACAACAACAACGTGTTGCGATCGCTCGTGCGCTGTGCATGAACCCTGAAGTAATGCTCTTTGATGAACCAACTTCTGCACTCGACCCAGAAATGATCTCTGAGGTACTTGATGTCATGACTGATTTAGCAAGCGAAGGGATGACTATGCTGTGCGTAACGCATGAAATGGGCTTTGCACGCAAAGTTGCTGATCGAGTCATCTTCATGGACCAAGGCCAGATCGTCGAAGAAAACAACCCTGAAGAATTTTTCTCTGCACCTAAATCACCTCGTACGCGCGAGTTTCTAAACCAGCTGATTCACCACTAA